A single genomic interval of Trachemys scripta elegans isolate TJP31775 chromosome 3, CAS_Tse_1.0, whole genome shotgun sequence harbors:
- the PFN3 gene encoding profilin-3, translating into MGDWKSYINTILKDKNIEDVAIVGHSDNKSVWASKPGGLLAAISPQEVGVIIGHDRKGFLQTGITIAGKKCSVIRDYLLVEKDAVMDTRTKEGDNKSICIGKTPRALIFLMGKNGVHGGSLNKKVHEMIASMKTQSS; encoded by the coding sequence ATGGGTGACTGGAAAAGCTACATCAACACCATTCTAAAAGATAAGAACATTGAAGATGTAGCTATCGTGGGGCACAGTGACAATAAATCAGTGTGGGCTTCCAAGCCAGGGGGCCTACTGGCAGCTATCTCACCTCAGGAAGTGGGGGTGATCATAGGCCATGACAGGAAGGGGTTCCTGCAGACTGGTATCACCATAGCTGGCAAGAAGTGCAGTGTGATCCGCGACTACTTGCTTGTGGAAAAAGATGCTGTGATGGACACCAGAACCAAGGAGGGTGACAACAAGTCCATCTGTATTGGCAAGACTCCCAGAGCCCTGATCTTCCTCATGGGCAAAAACGGAGTCCATGGAGGATCCCTCAACAAGAAGGTGCATGAGATGATTGCTAGCATGAAAACCCAGAGTAGCTAG